The Starkeya sp. ORNL1 DNA window CTTCAATGCCCAGGCGGAAGGTTTCTTCGCCAAAGACGGGCTCGCCAATACCGAGCTGATGAGCCAGCAAAACGGCGTGGGCGTCGTCGCGGCGGTGCAGTCGGGCTCGGCGCAGATCGGCTCGGTGGCCGCGGGCGTGTTCTTCGGCGCCATCGAGAACGGCCTCGACTACGTCGCCATCGGTTGCCAGTCGCTATTCGGTCCCGGCACCAAGGTTCTGGCGGTGATCGCCCGCAAGGACATCGACATCAAGACCGCCAAGGACTTCGAAGGCAAGCGCGTTGCGGTGCCGGGCATCAATGGCGGGCACCACATCATGTTCCTCGAATGGCTGCGGGAGAATGGCGCCGATTCGAAGAAGATCACCTTCCTGGAAGTGGCGCATGCGCAGCAGGGCGACGTGCTGCGCGGCAAGACGGTCGACGCCGTGGTCACCGCGGAGCCCAACGTCGCCCGCATCCTGAAGAACGATCTCGGCGTCGTCGTCTCCTACATGAACGACACCAAGCGGAACCTGCCCGATGCCTTCTTCATGACGACGCGGGCCTGGGCTGATGCCCACCCCGATGGCGTGAAGGCGTTCCAGGCCGCGCTCAAGGAAGGCGTCGCGTTCGCCGATGCCAACCCGGCGGAGACCAGCGAGAACACCGCCAAGTTCCTCAAGCAGGATGTCGCCATCGTGCAGGCCGCCGGCAAGCAGCAATTCTGCACGCCGGACCTGACCAAGCATGTGGGCGAACTCAACACCATCATGCTGGATCTCGGCCTCGCCAAGAAGCCGATGGACCCGAAGAAGGTCGTCTGGACCCCCTGAGCGCCTGCGCCGCCCGTCGGCCGCGACAGCCTCCGAACCGCAGTTCGCGGTTCGGAGCGCACTCAAAAGACGCGTACATCGCACCGGAGTCGATCATGCATGCCATTGCGCGGGACAGGTCCGCCTTCCAGATCGCGGCCGAGTCCCCCGTGACGCCGATCATTGTCTTCGATCGCGTGAGCTTTCAGTACGGCACCCTGCCGGTGCTTGACCAGGTCAGCTTCTCCGTCGCGCCTGGCACCGTGAACTGCGTGATCGGTCCCTCCGGCTGCGGCAAGACAACGGTGCTGAGGCTGATCGGCGGCTTCATCCTGGCCACATCCGGCTCGGTTTCCGTCGCCGGCAAGCCCCGCATCCACCCCACGCGCGACGTCGCCGTGGTGTTCCAGGATTACAGCCGCGCGCTGCTGCCCTGGCGCGACGTGTATGCGAATGTCTCGCTGGCGCTGGAGGCCGCCAGGGTGCCGCGCGGCGAGCGCCGCGAGCGCATCGAGAGCATGCTGGAACTGGTCGGCCTCAAGGACCACGCGGCGAAGTATCCCTCGCAGCTTTCCGGCGGCATGCAGCAGCGCGTGCAGATCGCCCGCTGCCTCGCGCAGGATCCCACCATCCTGCTGATGGACGAGCCATTCGGCGCGCTCGACGCGATGACCCGCGGCATCCTCCAGGACGAGCTGCTGCGCATCCAGGAGGAGCGCAAGGTCACCGTGCTGTTCGTCACGCACGATCTCGAGGAGGCGCTGTACCTGGGCAACCAGGTGGTCGCGCTCTCGGCGAATCCGGGACGGATCGCGCGCCTGGTGGAGGTGCCGCTGCCGCTGCCGCGCAACCAGCTGACGACCCGCGAGCATCCCGACTTCCTGCATCTGCGGCGTGACCTCTTCAGCCTCACCCACGGGCACAAGGTATGAGGGCGAAGCTCGACTACAAGCCGATCGTCGTCATCGCCGTGCTGCTGCTCGCGTGGCAGTTCGCGCTCGGCGGCGGCAAGGTGGTGTCGGACACGCTGGCGCCGCCGATCCCCGTCGCGGTCGCGCTGTTCAAGCTGCTTGCGGACGGCACCATCCTGCAGGCCAGTCTGCAGACACTGGCCTCGACGCTGCTGGGCCTCGCGCTGGGGGCAGGGGCGGGGACGGCGCTGGGCATCGTCAGCGGCCTCGCGAGGCCGATCGCCGCCGCGATCCGGGCACCGGTCGAATTGCTGCGCCCCTTGCCGGCGATTGCCCTGGTTCCGCTGATGACCATCGCGTTCGGCCTCGGGCTGAAGATGGAAGTCTTCATCATCTCGTTCGCGGTGTTCTGGCCGGCGGTGATCCTGTCGCAGAACGCCGTCGTCAATGTCGAGCGCCAACTGCTCGAGGTCGCCCAGGCGCTGGAGCTCTCGCGCCTGGCGGCGATCCAGAAGATCGTGCTTCCGGCCATCGTTCCGCGGCTGGTCGTGATGCTGCGCTTCACCGCCGCCATCGCGCTGCTGATCGCCGTCACGGTCGAACTGGTCTCCAATCCGCGCGGGCTCGGCCACGAGATGATGATGGCGTCGGAGGCCTTCGTTCCCGACAAGATGCTCGCCTTCCTCGTCGCCATCACCGTCCTGGGCTGGTGCCTGAACTGGGTGCTGGTCGCCGCCGAGCGGCGCTACGGGCCCGGCGCGCGCAAGCCCGCGAACTGAAAGATCGACGATGTCGCGCTTTTCGAGCCTGCTGACGAACATCGCGTCCATAGGCGTCATCATCGCCGCCTGGTTCGTGGTGACCCACAATGGATGGGCGCCGCGCGTGTTCGTTCCCTCGCCGGATGCGGTCTACCAGAAGCTCGTCGACGGCTTCACCGAGGGCTTGCTGGTCGAGCAGACCACGAACACCGTGGCGTCGATGTTCGTCGGCTGGTTCGCCTGCAGCATTCTCGGCGTCATCCTCGGCAGCATCATCGGCATTTTCCCATGGATCCGGCAGTCGGTGTCGCCGGTGCTGGAGATCTTCCGGCCCATGCCGCCGGCCGCCGTGATCCCGGTTGCTATCGCGATCCTCGGCCTCACGCGGGAAATGTCGATCGCCGTCATCATCTTCGGCGCGATCTGGCCGGCGCTGCTGGCGACGGTCCATGGCTTCCTGTCGATCGAGCCGCGGCTGGTCGAGGTCGGGCAGGCGCTTCGGCTGTCGCCCTTGCAGTTCATCTGGAAGATCGCGCTGCCGAATGCGACCCCGGACATCATCGCCGGCATGCGCCTGTCGATGGTCATCTCGCTGGTGCTCGCCGTCATCACCGACATGATCACCGGCCAGATCGGGCTCGGCAGCCTCGTCGTGCTCGCTTCGCGGATGTTCGACATGGCGGGCCTGTTCGGCGGCCTGGTGATCCTGTCGCTGATCGGCTTCGTCAGCAACAGCGCGCTGCAATATGCCGAGCGCCGGCTGCTGGCCTATCGCAGAACGGCGTGAAGGCAGCACTGGCGCGTCCGGACTTGTCGGCTTCCCTAACGTAGCGTCACGAAAAAATTTATGCCTAACGCTACGATCGGAGCGCTTGACCGGCGTTCCGAACAGGTTTCACACTGGAAAAATGAAAAAGCGGGCGAAAAGCCCCACAACGAGCGGCCGGACGGAGCGAAATCCGCACCCGACGGTCGAAGGAGGGCCATAAGGTCCCCGCCCAGGAGGAAACCGAATGCCAATCGTCTCCATGACCGTCAATGGCCGGGCCGTGAGCGCGGATGTCGATCCCCGCACGCTGCTCGTGCAGTTCATCCGCGAGAATCTGCTGCTCACCGGTACCCATGTCGGCTGCGACACCAGCCAGTGCGGCGCCTGCACCGTGCATCTCGACGGCCATGCGGTGAAATCCTGCACCGTGCTCGCGCTGCAGGCCGAGGGCTGCCAGGTGACGACCATCGAGGGGCTGGCCACGGCCGGCACGCTGCATCCGATGCAGGAGGCGTTCCGCCAGAATCATGGCCTGCAGTGCGGCTTCTGCACTCCCGGCATGATCATGGCCGCTGTCGACATCGTGCACCGCAATGGCAACGTGCTCGACGAGCACGTGATCCGCGAGGAACTCGAGGGCAACATCTGCCGTTGCACCGGCTATCACAACATCGTCGCCGCCATTGCCGATGGCGCGCGTGCCATGGCCACGCCGCCGCTGCGCGCGGCGGCGGAATAGCTCCGGTTCTCCGAGGAACGTCATCCTGAGGTGCTTGCTGTAGGCGAGCTTTGAGGGATGCCCAATCCCGAGCCACGAACATCCTTCGAGGCCGCTGCGCGGCACCTCAGGATGACGGCCTAGCTAGAACAAGAAAGCGATGGCGGCATGCCGCATCGACTCCGGGAGAAACGCCAATGACCGTCACCAGGATCGGCGAGGCGGTGCGCCGCAAGGAAGACCACCGCTTCATCACCGGCAAAGGCCAGTACACCGACGACATCAGCCGGCCCGGCCAGGCGCACGCCTATTTCCTGCGCTCGCCGCATGCCCATGCCCGCATTCGCAAGATCGACACCAGCGCGGCGGCGGCAATGCCCGGCGTGGTGGGCATCCTCACCGGCGCGGAACTCGCCGAGGACAAGATCGGCGATTTGATCTGCGGCTGGATGATCCATTCCAAGGATGGCAGCCCGATGAAGATGGGCTCGCATCCGGCCTTGGCCAAAGGCAAGGTGCGTTATGTCGGCGATCATGTCGCCGTCGTCATTGCCGAGAGCCTCGACCAGGCCAAGGATGCTGCCAGCGCCATCGAGGTCGATTACGAATTGCTGCCGGCGGTGGCGGAACTTGCCACCGCGCAGGACGCGAAGACGCCGCTGGTCCATGACGAGATCCCGGCCAATACGGCCTTCGCCTGGCACCTCGGCGACAAGGCGGCGACGGACGCCGCCTTCGCCCGCGCCCACCATGTGACGAAGCTCGACATCGTCAATCAGCGCCTCGTGCCCAACCCGATGGAGCCGCGCGCGGCGATCGGCGACTATGATTCGGGTAATGACGCCTTCACGCTCTGGACCACCAGCCAGAACCCGCATGTCGCCCGCCTCGTGCTCTCGGCCTTTGTCGGCATTGCTCCCGAGCACAAACTGCGCGTGATCGCGCCGGATGTCGGCGGCGGCTTCGGCTCGAAGATCTTTATCTATGCCGAGGAGACGGTGTGTGCCTGGGCCTCGAAGCGGGTGGGGCGTCCGGTGAAATGGACGTCGGACCGCTCGGAGGCATTTCTCTCCGACGCGCATGGCCGCGATCACATCACCCATGCCGAACTGGCGCTGGACGACAAGGGCAAGATCCTCGGAATGAAGGTCGCGACCCGCGCCAATATGGGCGCGTATCTGTCGACCTTTGCCTCGTCGATCCCGACCTATCTCTATGCGACGCTGCTCTCCGGCCAGTACGACATCCCGGCGATCTATTGCGAGGTGGATGCGGTCTACACCACCACGACGCCGGTCGATGCCTATCGCGGCGCCGGGCGGCCGGAAGCGACCTTCGTGGTCGAGCGCCTCGCCGAGGTCGCGGCGCGCGAGCTGAGCCTCGATCCGGCGGATTTCCGCAAGCGCAACTTCGTCAAGAAGTTCCCGCACACCACGCCGGTCATCATGACCTATGACGCCGGCAACTACCGCGCCTCGCTCGACAAGGCGATGGAGATCGCCGACGTTAAGGGCTTCGGCAAGCGCCGGCGCGAATCCGCCCGCCACGGCAAGCTGCGCGGGCTCGGCTATAGCTGCTACATCGAGGCGTGCGGTATTGCGCCCAGCCAGGCGGTCGGCTCGCTCGGCGCCGGCGTCGGGCTGTGGGAGAGCGCCGAGGTGCGCGTGAACCCGACCGGCAATGTCGAGGTGCTCACCGGCTCGCACAGCCACGGCCAGGGACACGAGACCACCTTCGCCCAGCTCGTTTCCTCGCGTCTCGGCATCCCGATCGAGAATGTCGTGGTCGTCCATGGCGATACCGACAAGGTGCAGTTCGGCATGGGCACCTATGGCTCGCGCTCCGGTGCGGTCGGCATGTCCGCCATCGTCAAGGCGCTCGACAAGGTCGAGGCCAAGGCCAAGAAGATCGCCGCGCATATCCTCGAAGCCGCTGAGGGCGACGTCGAGTTCGCCGACGGCAAGTTCACCGTCGCCGGCACCGACCGCTCGATCGACTTCGCCTCGGTGGCGCTCAACGCCTACGTGGCGCACAAATTCCCGACCTCGGAGATCGAGCCGGGACTGAAGGAAGGGGCGTTCTACGACCCGACCAACTTCACCTTCCCGGCCGGCACGCACATTTGCGAGGTCGAGGTCGATCCCGATACCGGCAAGACCACCATCGCCAACTGGACGGCGGTGGATGATTTCGGCGTCGTCATCAATCCGATGATCGTCGAGGGCCAGGTCCATGGCGGCATCGCCCAGGGCGTCGGCCAGGCGCTGCTGGAAGGCGCGACCTACGACAAGGACGGCCAGCTCATGACCGGCTCCTACATGGACTACACCATGCCGCGGGCCGACGACCTGCCGAGCTTCAAGATGGCCTTCACCGAGACGCGGTGCCCCTCCAACCCGCTCGGCATCAAGGGCTGCGGCGAGGCGGGTGCCATTGCGGCGCCGGCAGCGGTGATCAACGCCATCACCGATGCGCTCGGCACCGAGGCGGTGCCGATGCCGGCGAGGCCCTCGACGGTGTGGCAGGTGGTGCAGCAGACGGGTGCCGCGCGGACGGCGGCGGAATAACGAGAAAACGGGAGAACCCCATGTTCGCCTTCAACTATCATCGCCCGTCGTCCTTGCGCAAAGCCGCCTCGCTGCTCGCTTCCGTCGAGGACGGCAAGCTGCTCGCCGGCGGCCACACGCTGATCCCGACGCTGAAGCAGCGCCTCGCCAGTCCGGGCGACCTCATCGATCTCGGCGGCATTCCGGAGCTCTCCGGCATCTCGCTGTCCGGACGCACACTCTCGATCGGCGCCATGACGCGGCACGCCGAAGTGGCGGCCTCGGCGATCGTAAAGGAAGCGGTGCCGGCGCTCGCGCATCTCGCCTCCCTGATCGGCGATCCGGCGGTGCGCAATCGCGGCACCATCGGCGGCTCGGTCGCCAATGACGACCCCTCGGCCGACTATCCGGCGGCGTGCCTCGGGCTGGGGGCGACCATCATCACCAACCAGCGGCGCATCGAGGCCGACGATTTCTTCCTCGGACTGTTCGAGACCGCGCTGGAGCCGGGCGAGATCATCACCCGCATCGCCTTTCCGGCGGTGCGCAAGGCGGCCTACGAGAAGTTCCCGAACCCGGCCTCGCGCTATGCCATGGTCGGGGTGTTCGTGGCGCGGCGCACGGCGGATATCCGTGTCGCGGTGACCGGGGCTTCGCAGAGCGGCGTGTTCCGCTGGCGCGAGGCCGAGGAGGCGCTGAAGAAGCGCTTCGCCGCCAAGTCGCTGGAGGGCGTGCCGACCCCGCCGGCCGAGGACATGATCGACGACATCCACGGCAGCGGCGCCTACCGCTCGCACCTCGTCGGCGTGATGGCGAAGCGCGCGGTGGAGAAGGCGGCGGAGTGAGACTGGGTTAGGTCTGCTCGGCGTGAGCATCCTTCGAGGCCGCCTGCGGCGGCACCTCAGGATGACGTTGCTTTTGAAAGAACCACGTCAGCGAGCAACGCGAGCCTCGAAGGATGCTCACGCCGAGCACCGCCTTGCGTCCCGCCGTCCCCGCATGGGAAAACCGTAGGCCGAGGAGAACTCCATGTCCGGCCAACGCCTTCCCGGTGCCCCCGATTCCATCGACGCCACGCTGGCGCTGCTTGAGGCCGGCGGCTATGTCGCCGACCGGGCGTTGGCGACCGTGGTGTTCCTGGCGCTGCGCATGGGCCGGCCGCTATTCCTTGAGGGCGAGGCCGGCGTCGGCAAGACCGAGATCGCTAAGGTGCTGGCGAGCGTGCTCGGCCGGCGGCTGATCCGCCTGCAATGCTATGAGGGGCTCGATCTCGCCTCCGCGGTCTATGAGTGGAACTACGCGGCGCAGATGATCGCCATCCGGGCGACCGAGGCGGCCGGCTCGGTGGATCGTGACCGCCTGGTCGAGGACGTGTTCTCCGAGCGCTACCTGATCCGCCGGCCGCTGCTGCAGGCGCTGGAGCCCGATCCCGCGGGCGCGCCGGTGTTGCTGGTCGACGAACTCGACCGCACCGACGAGGCGTTCGAGGCGTTCCTGCTCGAAGTGCTGTCCGACTTCCAGGTGACGGTGCCGGAGCTCGGCACGGTGCGCGCCGAGCATCCGCCGATCGTCGTCGTCACCTCGAACCGCACCCGCGAGGTGCACGACGCCTTGAAGCGACGCTGCCTCTATCATTGGGTCGATTATCCCAATGCGGCGCGCGAGCTGGCGATCCTGCGCGCCCGCGTGCCGGAAGCGCCGAAGCGGCTGTCGCGCGAGGTGGTCGGCTTCGTGCAGGCGATCCGGCGCGAGGATCTGTTCAAGGCTCCGGGCGTCGCCGAGACACTGGACTGGGCCTCGGCGCTGGTCGAACTCGACGCTGCGGCGCTCGATCCGGCGGTGGTCGGCGATACGCTCGGCGTGCTGCTGAAGTACCAGGACGACATCGCCAAGACCGACGCCGGCCGCATCGAGGCGCTGATCCAGGATGCCCGCGTCGCCGCCAAGGCGATGGGGTGATGGACGGCGCGGCGCCGGCCGCGGGTGGCCGGCTTCCCGACAACATCGCCTATTTCGGCCGCGCCTTGCGCGCCGCCGGTTTGCCGGTCGGGCCGGGTTCGGTGCTCGACGCGATCCGCGCGGTGGAGACTGCCGGCATTGGGCGCCGCGAGGATTTCTACTGGACGCTGCACGCCGTCTTCGTGACCCGGCGCGAGCATCATCTGGTCTTCGACCAGGCATTCCACGTGTTCTGGCGCAAACGCCAGATGCTGGAGAAGATGCTCGCCATGCTTTCGCCGAACGCCCCGGCGCGCCCGGAGCGCAAGGGCCCGCCGCCCTTGAAGCGGGTCGAGGACGCCTTCTTCGCTGGTGTCGGCGAGCCGCGCACCGAGGAGAAGCCGCGCATCGAGGTGGAGACCCGGCTTGCCGTCTCCACCGAAGAGGTGTTTCGCACCAAGGATTTCGCGCAGATGAGCGCGGAGGAGATCGTTGAAGCGCGCCGGCGCATCGCCTTGCTGCGACTGCCGGACGAGCGGGTCGCGACGCGCCGGCTCATTGCGGACCGCTCGGGCAAGCAGCTCGATCTGCGTGCCACGCTGCGCGCCAGCCTGCGCAGCGGCGGCGAACTGGTCGACCTGCACCGTCGCGGCCCCGGCGAGCGGCGCCCGCCACTGGTGGCGCTGCTCGATATATCCGGCTCGATGGCGGATTATTCGCGCCTCGTGCTGCAGTTCCTGCACGCGCTCACCGCACAGCGCCGCCGCGTCTCGACCTTCCTGTTCGGCACGCGGCTCACCAATGTCTCGCGCGCGCTGGCCCATCGCGATCCGGACGAGGCGCTTGCGCTGGCCGGCGAGAGCGCAAAGGACTGGTCCGGCGGCACCCGCATCGCCTCCTCGCTGCGCGCCTTCAACCGGCACTGGTCGCGCCGGGTGCTGGGGCAGGGGGCGGTGGTGCTGCTCATCACCGATGGGCTGGAGCGCGAGGCAGGTGAACATCTCGCCTTCGAGATGGACCGGCTGCACCGCTCCTGCCGCCGGCTGATCTGGCTGAACCCGCTGCTGCGCTATGAGGGCTTCGAGCCACGCGCGGCAGGCGTCAGGGCGATGCTGCCGCATGTCGACGATTTCCGCCCGGTGCATAACCTCGCCAGTATCGAGATACTGGTGAAGGCGCTTTCCGTTTCGGAATAGGTAGTCGTTCAGAAGTCGGCATGTCGTCCCCTGACATGAAGGTCAGATGCCGACTATTCAATCAGTAGAAATTATGGCCTAATTGGCTTAGCCGAACGCTCATGCGGGTGAGCGGGCGGCTTTCGACGTGTCGCTTTCTAGGTGGACACTGTCTCCGCCTGGTTCAGCTCAATTTCATCCGATGCGATCCAATGGGGGGCAACGCCAATGGACTATCCCGGGCATGTCATAAAGATGGGCGAGACGGATTCCGCGCTTGTGGACGCCGTCGCCAAAGGCCTGAAGAAACTCGGCTATCCGCCGGCGCAGGGCGATTTTGCCTTGCAGCCCGGCAAGTTCGACGCGCAGTTCAAATCACTGGTCAAGCTGTTCCAGTCGCAGCATGTCGATGCGCTGGGCCGGCCCTTGAAAGCCGATGGCGAGATCGGCCCGATCACCTGGGGCGCGATCTTCAACGTGCGCGAGGTCGGCTCGCCGACGCCGACCGGCAAGAAGCTGCGCGACAAGGCGCTGGCCACCGCGCTCACCCAGGACGGCGTGCGGGAAAAACCGCTCGGCTCGAACAAGGGCAAGGAGGTCGAGGCCTATCTGAAATCGACCGGTCTCGGCGGCGGCTATTTCTGGTGCATGGCCTTCGTCTATTGGTGTTTCCGGGAGGCTGCGGCCGGCGGCGACAATCCGTTCCCCAAGACCGCAAGCTGCATCGACGCCTGGAACAAGGCCAAGGATTTCCGCATCACCAAGGCGGAAGCCAAGCAGAAGCCCTCGCTGGTGGTGCCGGGCTCGGTGTTCATCCTCGATTACGGCGGCGGCGCCGGGCATACCGGCTTCGTGCTGTCCTCCGCCAATGGTGCGCTGCGCACCATCGAGGGCAACACCAATAATGACGGCAGCAATAACGGCATCGGCGTGTTCCAGCTCAACCGCCGCACCATCATGGACAGCAATCTCAAGGGCTTCATCATCGTCCCTTGAGCGGACTGCGACCTCATCCTGAGGTGCTCGGGCAGAGCCCGAGCCTCGAAGGATGTTCAAGCAGATGGTGCTCGCGGGCGGGCATCCTTCGAGGCCCGGCTACCGCCGGGCACCTCAGGCTGAGGTTGTCCTATTGGCCTCAATCCTCCCGATACGCGTGCACGTCGCCGCAATAGTCGGTGACGTGCCAGCCTTCCGGCGTCGGCTCCAGATAGCCGGGACCGATCGGCACCTTGCCGTGGCCGCCGGGGATATCGAGCACATAGGTCGGTAGAGCGAGGCCGGAGAGCCGGCCGCGCAGTGCCTGCATCAGCTGCTGTCCCGCCTCTATCGGCAGGCGGAAATGCGCGGTGCCCGGCGCG harbors:
- a CDS encoding ABC transporter ATP-binding protein codes for the protein MHAIARDRSAFQIAAESPVTPIIVFDRVSFQYGTLPVLDQVSFSVAPGTVNCVIGPSGCGKTTVLRLIGGFILATSGSVSVAGKPRIHPTRDVAVVFQDYSRALLPWRDVYANVSLALEAARVPRGERRERIESMLELVGLKDHAAKYPSQLSGGMQQRVQIARCLAQDPTILLMDEPFGALDAMTRGILQDELLRIQEERKVTVLFVTHDLEEALYLGNQVVALSANPGRIARLVEVPLPLPRNQLTTREHPDFLHLRRDLFSLTHGHKV
- a CDS encoding VWA domain-containing protein; the protein is MDGAAPAAGGRLPDNIAYFGRALRAAGLPVGPGSVLDAIRAVETAGIGRREDFYWTLHAVFVTRREHHLVFDQAFHVFWRKRQMLEKMLAMLSPNAPARPERKGPPPLKRVEDAFFAGVGEPRTEEKPRIEVETRLAVSTEEVFRTKDFAQMSAEEIVEARRRIALLRLPDERVATRRLIADRSGKQLDLRATLRASLRSGGELVDLHRRGPGERRPPLVALLDISGSMADYSRLVLQFLHALTAQRRRVSTFLFGTRLTNVSRALAHRDPDEALALAGESAKDWSGGTRIASSLRAFNRHWSRRVLGQGAVVLLITDGLEREAGEHLAFEMDRLHRSCRRLIWLNPLLRYEGFEPRAAGVRAMLPHVDDFRPVHNLASIEILVKALSVSE
- a CDS encoding xanthine dehydrogenase family protein molybdopterin-binding subunit; this encodes MTVTRIGEAVRRKEDHRFITGKGQYTDDISRPGQAHAYFLRSPHAHARIRKIDTSAAAAMPGVVGILTGAELAEDKIGDLICGWMIHSKDGSPMKMGSHPALAKGKVRYVGDHVAVVIAESLDQAKDAASAIEVDYELLPAVAELATAQDAKTPLVHDEIPANTAFAWHLGDKAATDAAFARAHHVTKLDIVNQRLVPNPMEPRAAIGDYDSGNDAFTLWTTSQNPHVARLVLSAFVGIAPEHKLRVIAPDVGGGFGSKIFIYAEETVCAWASKRVGRPVKWTSDRSEAFLSDAHGRDHITHAELALDDKGKILGMKVATRANMGAYLSTFASSIPTYLYATLLSGQYDIPAIYCEVDAVYTTTTPVDAYRGAGRPEATFVVERLAEVAARELSLDPADFRKRNFVKKFPHTTPVIMTYDAGNYRASLDKAMEIADVKGFGKRRRESARHGKLRGLGYSCYIEACGIAPSQAVGSLGAGVGLWESAEVRVNPTGNVEVLTGSHSHGQGHETTFAQLVSSRLGIPIENVVVVHGDTDKVQFGMGTYGSRSGAVGMSAIVKALDKVEAKAKKIAAHILEAAEGDVEFADGKFTVAGTDRSIDFASVALNAYVAHKFPTSEIEPGLKEGAFYDPTNFTFPAGTHICEVEVDPDTGKTTIANWTAVDDFGVVINPMIVEGQVHGGIAQGVGQALLEGATYDKDGQLMTGSYMDYTMPRADDLPSFKMAFTETRCPSNPLGIKGCGEAGAIAAPAAVINAITDALGTEAVPMPARPSTVWQVVQQTGAARTAAE
- a CDS encoding MoxR family ATPase; its protein translation is MSGQRLPGAPDSIDATLALLEAGGYVADRALATVVFLALRMGRPLFLEGEAGVGKTEIAKVLASVLGRRLIRLQCYEGLDLASAVYEWNYAAQMIAIRATEAAGSVDRDRLVEDVFSERYLIRRPLLQALEPDPAGAPVLLVDELDRTDEAFEAFLLEVLSDFQVTVPELGTVRAEHPPIVVVTSNRTREVHDALKRRCLYHWVDYPNAARELAILRARVPEAPKRLSREVVGFVQAIRREDLFKAPGVAETLDWASALVELDAAALDPAVVGDTLGVLLKYQDDIAKTDAGRIEALIQDARVAAKAMG
- a CDS encoding CHAP domain-containing protein, which encodes MDYPGHVIKMGETDSALVDAVAKGLKKLGYPPAQGDFALQPGKFDAQFKSLVKLFQSQHVDALGRPLKADGEIGPITWGAIFNVREVGSPTPTGKKLRDKALATALTQDGVREKPLGSNKGKEVEAYLKSTGLGGGYFWCMAFVYWCFREAAAGGDNPFPKTASCIDAWNKAKDFRITKAEAKQKPSLVVPGSVFILDYGGGAGHTGFVLSSANGALRTIEGNTNNDGSNNGIGVFQLNRRTIMDSNLKGFIIVP
- a CDS encoding ABC transporter permease subunit, with amino-acid sequence MRAKLDYKPIVVIAVLLLAWQFALGGGKVVSDTLAPPIPVAVALFKLLADGTILQASLQTLASTLLGLALGAGAGTALGIVSGLARPIAAAIRAPVELLRPLPAIALVPLMTIAFGLGLKMEVFIISFAVFWPAVILSQNAVVNVERQLLEVAQALELSRLAAIQKIVLPAIVPRLVVMLRFTAAIALLIAVTVELVSNPRGLGHEMMMASEAFVPDKMLAFLVAITVLGWCLNWVLVAAERRYGPGARKPAN
- a CDS encoding xanthine dehydrogenase family protein subunit M, whose product is MFAFNYHRPSSLRKAASLLASVEDGKLLAGGHTLIPTLKQRLASPGDLIDLGGIPELSGISLSGRTLSIGAMTRHAEVAASAIVKEAVPALAHLASLIGDPAVRNRGTIGGSVANDDPSADYPAACLGLGATIITNQRRIEADDFFLGLFETALEPGEIITRIAFPAVRKAAYEKFPNPASRYAMVGVFVARRTADIRVAVTGASQSGVFRWREAEEALKKRFAAKSLEGVPTPPAEDMIDDIHGSGAYRSHLVGVMAKRAVEKAAE
- a CDS encoding ABC transporter permease gives rise to the protein MSRFSSLLTNIASIGVIIAAWFVVTHNGWAPRVFVPSPDAVYQKLVDGFTEGLLVEQTTNTVASMFVGWFACSILGVILGSIIGIFPWIRQSVSPVLEIFRPMPPAAVIPVAIAILGLTREMSIAVIIFGAIWPALLATVHGFLSIEPRLVEVGQALRLSPLQFIWKIALPNATPDIIAGMRLSMVISLVLAVITDMITGQIGLGSLVVLASRMFDMAGLFGGLVILSLIGFVSNSALQYAERRLLAYRRTA
- a CDS encoding (2Fe-2S)-binding protein, giving the protein MPIVSMTVNGRAVSADVDPRTLLVQFIRENLLLTGTHVGCDTSQCGACTVHLDGHAVKSCTVLALQAEGCQVTTIEGLATAGTLHPMQEAFRQNHGLQCGFCTPGMIMAAVDIVHRNGNVLDEHVIREELEGNICRCTGYHNIVAAIADGARAMATPPLRAAAE
- a CDS encoding ABC transporter substrate-binding protein, yielding MTNDVARTRRGLGLAALVAAVLVLPGLAAAQEPVKIAFTPTAAAGGIFNAQAEGFFAKDGLANTELMSQQNGVGVVAAVQSGSAQIGSVAAGVFFGAIENGLDYVAIGCQSLFGPGTKVLAVIARKDIDIKTAKDFEGKRVAVPGINGGHHIMFLEWLRENGADSKKITFLEVAHAQQGDVLRGKTVDAVVTAEPNVARILKNDLGVVVSYMNDTKRNLPDAFFMTTRAWADAHPDGVKAFQAALKEGVAFADANPAETSENTAKFLKQDVAIVQAAGKQQFCTPDLTKHVGELNTIMLDLGLAKKPMDPKKVVWTP